A single genomic interval of Dehalococcoidales bacterium harbors:
- the prfB gene encoding peptide chain release factor 2 (programmed frameshift), with amino-acid sequence MQELKNKLEDLKARVSMALVHLDIKAKEKEIARLEKETAETGFWSDQKKAQGMMQRLADNRKLVERWRGLEKRVADTTELLNLVEEESNEQLEGEIQSEVEEMAAHLDEMELELAFSSEYDTRNAILSIHAGAGGTESQDWAEMLMRMYLRWAERHGHRAEILDVSPGEEAGVKSVVIEITGSYAYGYLQSEHGVHRLVRISPYDADRARHTSFAMVEVMPEAETDVDIRIEPDDIRVDVFRSSGPGGQHMQKTSSAVRITHLPTGLIATSQSERSQHQNKEIAMKLLQSRLLELELKKKAEERARLKGKRISAGWGNQIRSYVLHPYRMVKDHRTNYQTGNTDDVLDGGLDGLITAYLRDNIGGEEDD; translated from the exons ATGCAGGAGTTAAAGAACAAACTGGAAGATTTAAAGGCTAGAGTATCTATGGCTCTGGTGCATCTT GACATTAAGGCTAAAGAGAAGGAGATTGCTCGACTGGAGAAAGAGACTGCCGAGACTGGTTTCTGGTCGGATCAGAAGAAGGCACAGGGTATGATGCAACGGCTGGCAGACAACAGGAAGCTGGTTGAGCGGTGGCGCGGGTTAGAGAAAAGGGTAGCCGATACCACGGAGCTTCTCAATCTGGTTGAGGAGGAAAGCAACGAACAACTCGAGGGAGAAATACAGTCCGAAGTTGAAGAGATGGCTGCCCACCTGGATGAAATGGAACTCGAGCTGGCCTTTAGCAGCGAGTATGACACCAGAAATGCCATTCTGTCTATTCATGCCGGGGCGGGCGGTACCGAGTCCCAGGACTGGGCAGAGATGCTGATGAGGATGTACCTACGCTGGGCTGAGCGGCATGGCCACCGGGCGGAGATACTCGACGTCTCTCCGGGTGAAGAGGCGGGAGTGAAGAGCGTAGTTATTGAAATTACCGGCAGCTATGCTTACGGTTACCTGCAATCGGAGCACGGGGTTCATCGTCTGGTCCGCATCTCTCCTTACGACGCTGACCGTGCCCGTCATACCTCATTCGCTATGGTTGAGGTTATGCCCGAGGCCGAGACCGATGTTGATATCAGGATAGAGCCGGATGACATCAGGGTCGATGTCTTCCGATCCAGCGGACCGGGGGGACAGCACATGCAAAAAACGAGCAGTGCCGTCAGGATAACCCATCTGCCGACGGGATTGATAGCGACTTCACAGAGCGAGCGCTCCCAGCACCAGAACAAGGAGATTGCCATGAAGCTGCTTCAGTCACGGCTGCTGGAACTTGAGCTTAAGAAAAAAGCTGAAGAAAGAGCACGGCTGAAGGGAAAACGCATATCGGCGGGCTGGGGCAACCAGATTCGCAGCTATGTTCTGCATCCCTACCGGATGGTAAAAGATCACCGGACGAACTATCAGACCGGTAACACCGACGACGTACTGGACGGAGGATTGGACGGACTGATAACCGCCTATCTCAGGGATAATATCGGAGGGGAAGAAGATGATTAG
- a CDS encoding peptidase MA family metallohydrolase, translated as MIRKTAPLVLAAFMLLTLFSPGMVRAGDGPRVLDNSVQAEFPYRISFSLSADSAVDITDIRLCYRVDQTNFALVSSEVYIDFAPATSVSIDWALEMLRIGGLPPGSNLEYWWTVEDANGDRISTPPAGIVFDDNRYSWQSLTEGQVTMYWYQGDQSFAGELMLAAQQALGRLNEYTAAQLERPVKLYIYADAQDLRGSMIYSQEWTGGVAFTRYGIMAIGIAPDKLDWGRRAIAHELTHLVIHQVTLNPYNTIPTWLDEGLAMRSEGPLPESFRSYLDRAIAEGSLISVQSLASPFSAYTDKASLSYSQSYSLVEFLTESYGQDKMFDLLNTFQEGSTYDGALIKVYGFDMDGLDYLWQDWVTRSGQPTAENGLHLELEKVAS; from the coding sequence ATGATTAGAAAGACAGCCCCGCTGGTACTGGCTGCCTTCATGCTACTCACCCTTTTTAGTCCGGGTATGGTCCGGGCCGGGGATGGGCCGAGGGTACTGGATAACTCGGTGCAGGCGGAGTTTCCCTACCGGATCAGTTTCAGTCTGTCGGCAGATAGTGCTGTCGATATTACCGATATCCGTCTCTGCTACCGGGTTGACCAGACAAACTTCGCCCTGGTCAGTAGTGAAGTCTATATTGATTTTGCGCCGGCTACCAGCGTCTCTATTGACTGGGCCCTGGAAATGCTAAGAATAGGAGGCCTTCCTCCCGGGTCCAATCTGGAATACTGGTGGACGGTAGAAGATGCCAACGGCGATAGGATATCCACACCACCGGCCGGAATAGTGTTTGATGACAACCGCTATTCCTGGCAGAGTCTGACCGAGGGCCAGGTCACCATGTACTGGTATCAGGGAGATCAATCATTTGCCGGGGAGTTAATGCTGGCTGCCCAGCAGGCGCTTGGACGTCTTAACGAGTATACCGCTGCCCAGCTAGAGCGGCCGGTTAAGCTCTATATCTACGCCGATGCCCAGGATCTGCGGGGGTCGATGATCTATTCCCAGGAGTGGACGGGCGGGGTTGCCTTCACCCGCTACGGGATTATGGCTATCGGTATTGCTCCTGATAAGCTTGACTGGGGTCGGAGAGCAATCGCCCATGAGCTAACCCACCTGGTCATCCACCAGGTGACGCTCAACCCTTATAACACCATACCGACCTGGCTCGACGAGGGCCTGGCGATGCGTAGTGAAGGGCCGCTGCCGGAATCATTCCGCTCCTATCTGGATAGGGCGATAGCGGAGGGCAGCCTTATCTCGGTACAGAGCCTGGCATCGCCGTTTTCCGCTTACACCGATAAGGCCTCCCTTTCCTACTCCCAGAGTTATAGCCTGGTTGAGTTTCTCACCGAGAGCTACGGTCAAGACAAGATGTTTGATCTGTTAAATACCTTTCAAGAAGGCAGCACCTATGACGGGGCACTGATAAAAGTATACGGCTTCGATATGGATGGTCTGGACTATCTGTGGCAGGACTGGGTCACTCGGTCAGGGCAGCCTACTGCAGAGAACGGCCTGCATCTTGAGCTGGAAAAAGTCGCTAGTTGA
- a CDS encoding peptide ABC transporter substrate-binding protein, producing MMKRAAVIFSVLVLLSLLITGCWPTVPPTPVSPTPEGETLTLYGVDPSTLDPAVSGDTTSHEYIIQIYSGLLRLGDDLEPVADIAREWQISEDGTIYTFSLRDDVRFHDGREVKAGDFKYSWERACHPATGSLTAITYLGDIVGVSEVLAGKAEEISGVKVLDDHTLEVTIDAPKSYFLAKLTYPTSFVVDRNNASSGGEWWRRPNGTGPFKLKQWQNNTLLILGRNEIYYDQPAQVSLVVFQLYSGIPMHMYEKSEIDVTGVSMYYIDKVTDERGPFYQDLMVTPELSFFYIGFNTNKPPFDDALIRRAFTHAVDKDKLASLVFRNTVEPASGILPTGIPGYNDSLKGLEYDVELARELIAQSRYGEAAGLPPITITTSGEGGGISSDLEAIIYQWQQNLGVEVEVRQLESKRFLYHISEEADEMFFYGWVADYPHPQDFLDILFRSGAENNNGGYSNPEVDNLLDMANIEMDNDLSLALYRQAEQELVNDAACLPLWFGRNYVLVKPYVEGYQLNLLGLPSLKNVSVRPH from the coding sequence ATGATGAAAAGAGCCGCCGTAATCTTCTCCGTTTTAGTGCTGCTAAGCCTGCTCATTACCGGCTGCTGGCCGACAGTACCGCCAACCCCGGTCTCCCCCACCCCCGAAGGGGAGACCCTCACCCTGTACGGAGTTGATCCGTCGACCCTCGACCCGGCAGTCTCCGGAGATACGACATCTCACGAATACATCATTCAGATATACAGCGGGCTGCTCCGGCTCGGTGATGACCTGGAGCCGGTAGCGGATATCGCCCGGGAATGGCAGATCAGTGAAGACGGCACTATCTACACCTTCTCTCTCCGGGATGATGTCAGGTTTCACGATGGCAGGGAGGTAAAAGCCGGGGACTTCAAGTACTCCTGGGAAAGGGCCTGCCACCCCGCTACCGGGTCCCTGACGGCGATTACCTACCTGGGCGATATTGTCGGAGTAAGCGAGGTGCTGGCCGGTAAAGCGGAAGAAATCAGCGGCGTTAAGGTTCTTGACGACCACACCCTGGAGGTAACCATTGACGCACCCAAGTCATACTTCCTGGCCAAGCTGACCTATCCCACTTCTTTCGTGGTTGACCGGAATAACGCGTCATCAGGGGGCGAATGGTGGCGCCGGCCCAACGGCACCGGTCCCTTCAAGCTAAAACAGTGGCAGAATAACACCCTGCTTATTCTGGGCAGGAACGAGATCTACTACGACCAGCCGGCTCAGGTCAGCCTGGTTGTTTTCCAGCTGTATAGCGGCATACCGATGCATATGTACGAAAAGAGCGAAATCGATGTCACCGGCGTCTCAATGTACTATATCGATAAGGTCACCGATGAACGGGGTCCCTTTTATCAGGACCTGATGGTCACCCCCGAGTTGAGCTTTTTCTACATCGGCTTCAATACCAATAAGCCCCCGTTTGACGACGCACTCATCCGTCGTGCCTTCACACACGCTGTGGATAAGGACAAGCTGGCCTCGCTGGTCTTCCGGAATACGGTAGAACCGGCCAGCGGTATCCTGCCTACCGGGATACCCGGCTATAACGACAGCCTGAAGGGATTGGAATACGATGTCGAGCTGGCCCGGGAACTGATTGCCCAATCCCGATACGGCGAAGCCGCCGGCCTGCCGCCGATCACGATTACCACTTCCGGGGAGGGAGGCGGTATATCCAGCGACCTGGAGGCAATTATCTACCAGTGGCAACAGAACCTGGGCGTAGAGGTAGAGGTCAGGCAGCTGGAATCAAAACGGTTCCTCTATCATATTAGCGAAGAGGCGGACGAGATGTTTTTCTACGGATGGGTAGCCGACTACCCTCACCCGCAGGACTTTCTCGATATCCTCTTTCGCAGCGGTGCTGAGAATAACAACGGCGGGTACAGCAATCCCGAGGTAGATAACCTGCTTGATATGGCGAACATCGAGATGGATAATGACCTGAGCCTGGCCCTGTACCGGCAGGCAGAGCAGGAGCTGGTCAACGACGCCGCCTGTCTGCCTCTGTGGTTCGGGCGAAACTACGTTCTGGTCAAGCCTTATGTCGAGGGGTATCAGCTCAACCTGCTCGGTTTGCCCTCACTAAAAAACGTCTCCGTTAGACCTCACTGA
- a CDS encoding PAS domain-containing sensor histidine kinase, whose amino-acid sequence MNKSRNINITLEKAAREWRDVFDAMTDFVWIADPDYRVLRTNRAIADFLKMHPRDMVGRHCYDLLHNSHGPSPECPHRRAIASQKTCSGELYESHLGIYLEITVSPLIDDNGVMIGSVHLARDVTGRKTAQAALKASEEKLKLIFQSTSEGIACSNLDGNISEANDPALRLFGYKSKEEIIGHNFFEFIIPEDHARARKNIAMTIAIGQATGVEYTFLKRDGTRFPGELNASVLNDGSGKPAGFVAVFSDITERKQHEIALASSYRHELETRRKLEEERGRRIKFTHYLVHELKTPLTPMVASSEMLTREAKERRIKRLSRNIYSGTLSLEKRVNELLDLARIEIGEMKLNLQPVDLTKLIPDTVEKMRPMMEDRGQSLSLRLPVSLPQISADPYRLEQVLMNLIGNASKHTPDGSSITVSARREKNRLAIGVQDDGPGISSAAQKHLFDPYFRSEAAQDTKEGLGLGLPITRHIVELHGGRIRVKSKTGQGSTFSFSLPLSTETSLEERGQQE is encoded by the coding sequence GTGAATAAGTCCAGGAATATTAATATCACACTGGAGAAAGCGGCCCGGGAGTGGCGGGACGTTTTCGATGCCATGACCGACTTCGTCTGGATAGCGGATCCGGATTACCGGGTCCTCAGAACCAACCGCGCTATTGCCGATTTTCTGAAAATGCACCCCCGGGACATGGTCGGCAGGCATTGCTATGATTTGCTGCATAACAGTCACGGGCCGTCACCTGAATGTCCTCACCGGAGGGCCATTGCGTCCCAAAAAACCTGCAGCGGAGAGTTATATGAATCCCATCTCGGCATCTATCTGGAAATAACCGTCTCGCCTCTCATCGATGATAACGGAGTCATGATAGGATCGGTCCACTTAGCCCGCGACGTGACCGGACGAAAAACCGCCCAAGCAGCACTCAAGGCCTCGGAGGAGAAGCTGAAGCTCATCTTTCAATCGACAAGCGAAGGAATTGCCTGCTCCAACCTGGACGGCAATATCAGCGAAGCAAACGATCCGGCTCTCCGCCTGTTCGGTTATAAAAGTAAAGAAGAGATCATCGGGCACAACTTCTTCGAGTTTATTATCCCGGAAGACCATGCCCGGGCCAGGAAAAACATCGCGATGACAATAGCCATCGGGCAGGCCACCGGCGTTGAGTATACCTTCCTGAAAAGGGATGGTACTCGATTTCCCGGCGAGTTGAACGCCAGCGTCCTTAATGATGGCAGCGGAAAACCGGCCGGTTTTGTCGCCGTTTTCAGCGACATTACCGAGCGTAAGCAGCATGAAATAGCACTGGCCAGTTCTTACCGGCATGAGCTGGAGACAAGGAGAAAGCTGGAAGAGGAAAGAGGAAGGAGAATCAAATTTACCCACTATCTGGTACATGAGCTCAAGACCCCGCTCACTCCTATGGTGGCTTCCAGCGAGATGCTGACCAGAGAAGCTAAAGAGAGGAGAATTAAGCGGTTATCCCGGAACATCTACAGCGGCACCCTGTCCCTGGAGAAGAGGGTTAACGAACTACTTGACCTGGCCAGAATCGAGATCGGGGAAATGAAGCTGAACCTGCAGCCGGTAGACCTGACCAAGCTCATTCCTGATACCGTAGAAAAGATGAGACCAATGATGGAGGATCGCGGGCAATCGTTAAGCCTTCGTCTTCCGGTAAGCTTACCTCAAATCAGCGCCGATCCCTACCGTCTGGAGCAGGTCCTTATGAATCTGATCGGCAACGCGTCCAAGCACACACCTGATGGCTCTTCGATAACTGTCAGCGCCAGGCGAGAAAAGAATAGGCTGGCCATCGGAGTTCAAGACGACGGACCGGGCATCAGTAGTGCGGCCCAGAAGCACCTTTTTGACCCCTATTTCCGCTCCGAAGCGGCTCAGGATACTAAGGAGGGGCTGGGCTTAGGGCTGCCCATCACCAGGCATATCGTGGAGCTTCACGGCGGGCGAATCCGGGTCAAGAGCAAAACGGGCCAGGGCAGTACCTTCAGTTTTTCCCTGCCCCTGTCAACCGAAACGTCTCTTGAAGAGAGGGGGCAACAGGAATGA
- a CDS encoding response regulator transcription factor, with the protein MKPNSILIIEDNPDIVETISIAIEMRWTDVKIVSSARGDQGLEMTETESPDIVILDLGLPDISGFEVLKGIRLFSDVPVLILTARADEADIVKGLEWGADDYMVKPFKQLELLARIQGIVRRHKPLIKDALSCGQLCLQLSPPRVTLGSKEIKVSRTEALILEQLMRNPGNVVSYENISRAMWGDDFPEAAQSIKVHIRHLREKLEPDPGHPEMIITSPGAGYSLARPS; encoded by the coding sequence ATGAAACCAAACAGCATTCTCATCATCGAAGACAACCCCGATATCGTCGAGACGATTTCCATCGCCATCGAGATGCGGTGGACTGACGTCAAGATAGTCTCTTCCGCCCGGGGCGACCAGGGCCTCGAGATGACCGAGACCGAATCGCCCGACATCGTTATTCTGGACCTGGGGCTGCCTGATATCAGCGGTTTTGAAGTACTGAAGGGTATCCGCCTTTTCTCGGATGTCCCGGTTCTAATCCTGACAGCGAGAGCGGATGAAGCCGATATCGTCAAGGGTCTGGAATGGGGTGCTGATGATTATATGGTCAAGCCGTTCAAACAGCTCGAGCTGCTGGCGAGGATTCAAGGAATAGTACGGCGTCACAAACCCCTGATTAAGGATGCTCTAAGCTGCGGGCAATTATGCCTTCAGCTCAGTCCACCGCGGGTCACCTTGGGATCAAAGGAAATAAAGGTATCCCGCACCGAGGCACTGATTCTGGAACAGCTGATGAGGAACCCGGGCAATGTCGTCAGCTACGAGAACATTTCCCGGGCAATGTGGGGAGACGACTTTCCTGAAGCCGCCCAGAGCATCAAGGTCCACATCCGCCATCTCCGGGAAAAACTGGAGCCTGATCCCGGTCATCCCGAGATGATCATCACCAGCCCCGGAGCGGGCTATTCGCTGGCCCGACCTTCCTAG
- a CDS encoding signal peptidase I produces the protein MKKIAGRMIMVVLGLILGGLAFVYFSPDYEVYVVRSESMTPAINMGDVIFTGPVGGPIKGAVGPGTVVTYQGGSGMVTHRVVSITGNGVITRGDAVEEADPKTVGLAQIKGVYLFRIPGWGYVWKYAQTRQGWMLLVVLPASIIIGCLAREIQKEWRKREGTSLQ, from the coding sequence ATGAAGAAGATAGCCGGCCGCATGATTATGGTGGTACTGGGCCTGATACTGGGCGGGCTGGCGTTCGTCTATTTCTCACCGGACTATGAGGTTTATGTGGTCAGGAGCGAGAGCATGACGCCGGCGATCAACATGGGGGACGTGATATTTACCGGACCGGTCGGCGGCCCGATCAAAGGGGCCGTAGGCCCCGGCACCGTGGTTACCTACCAGGGCGGGTCCGGTATGGTGACCCACCGGGTGGTATCGATTACCGGTAATGGCGTGATTACTCGGGGTGATGCCGTGGAGGAAGCCGACCCCAAGACGGTCGGCCTCGCCCAGATCAAGGGCGTCTATCTCTTCCGGATTCCCGGCTGGGGCTATGTCTGGAAGTACGCGCAGACCAGACAGGGCTGGATGCTGCTGGTGGTGCTGCCGGCCTCGATTATCATCGGGTGCCTGGCCCGGGAAATACAGAAGGAGTGGCGAAAGAGAGAGGGAACTTCCCTGCAGTGA
- a CDS encoding TasA family protein encodes MKRKIIGMVAAISVVAVLLGTGTWAFFSDTETSTGNVFEAGTIDLAIAVGEGANENPWTSTIDGLWEDYKPNQTVAAAQITLENVGTNPMDVWMKITKGTCTGGASVYPPAPATPVASSEPEWVESGDASYAEKCDIDTVIRYELTVGGTPKITYADDYTISENTPLVTTGIDTYYIWIGNIAAAGTITVDQNFKMDSGTTNWAQGDTMPFTIEFYAQQSEGDTQPVPLPDGMTELALYERSTT; translated from the coding sequence ATGAAAAGAAAGATTATCGGAATGGTTGCCGCCATCAGCGTGGTCGCGGTGCTGCTGGGCACCGGCACCTGGGCTTTCTTCAGCGACACCGAGACCAGCACTGGTAACGTATTCGAGGCCGGCACCATCGACCTGGCGATAGCCGTAGGGGAAGGGGCTAATGAGAACCCGTGGACCAGTACCATTGACGGATTGTGGGAGGACTACAAGCCCAACCAGACCGTTGCCGCCGCCCAGATAACCCTGGAGAACGTCGGCACCAACCCCATGGACGTCTGGATGAAGATTACCAAGGGCACCTGCACCGGCGGTGCGTCTGTTTATCCGCCAGCACCAGCCACACCGGTCGCCTCTTCTGAGCCGGAGTGGGTGGAAAGCGGCGATGCCAGCTATGCTGAGAAGTGCGACATTGACACCGTGATTCGCTACGAGCTTACCGTGGGTGGCACACCTAAGATCACTTATGCTGATGACTACACCATCAGCGAAAACACCCCATTGGTAACAACTGGCATTGATACCTACTACATCTGGATTGGCAACATAGCAGCCGCTGGGACAATCACGGTAGACCAGAACTTCAAGATGGATAGCGGTACCACCAACTGGGCCCAGGGCGATACCATGCCCTTCACCATCGAGTTCTACGCCCAGCAGAGTGAGGGTGATACCCAGCCGGTACCGCTCCCAGATGGAATGACTGAACTGGCCCTTTACGAAAGATCAACAACATAG
- a CDS encoding TasA family protein: MKKYLLLLSLAAVLVAGAAASGTFALFSDTETSEGNVFTAGTIDLAVNEENPWSSKIDANLKDLEPGMYDDIPVTLTNVSSNPMDVWMRVTNIETDGGLATYPSEDPVASSQPEYEAEGGPGSWAAIDDIDSVISLALDLGNQVTDYEILYIDSIKDKWIYLDNLGSLGYRTGSIGFKLDAGAGDQYQGDTMTFDIEFFAQQSEGDTQPDPPEPELSGYGRT; this comes from the coding sequence ATGAAGAAGTACTTGCTTCTGCTATCGTTAGCTGCTGTCCTCGTTGCGGGGGCGGCGGCCAGCGGCACCTTTGCCCTTTTCAGCGACACCGAGACGTCGGAGGGGAACGTGTTCACGGCGGGCACCATCGACCTGGCCGTGAACGAAGAGAACCCCTGGTCCAGTAAAATCGACGCCAACCTGAAGGACCTGGAGCCCGGTATGTACGATGATATTCCCGTGACACTCACCAATGTCAGTAGCAACCCCATGGACGTCTGGATGAGGGTTACCAACATCGAAACCGACGGCGGCCTGGCCACTTACCCTTCAGAAGACCCGGTGGCATCTTCACAGCCGGAGTATGAAGCTGAAGGCGGCCCCGGCAGTTGGGCGGCCATCGACGATATCGATTCCGTTATTTCGCTGGCGCTGGACCTGGGCAATCAGGTGACCGATTACGAAATTCTGTATATAGATTCAATAAAGGATAAATGGATTTACCTGGACAACCTGGGATCCCTGGGCTATCGGACAGGCAGCATCGGGTTTAAGCTCGATGCCGGTGCCGGCGACCAGTACCAGGGAGACACCATGACCTTCGACATCGAGTTCTTCGCCCAGCAGAGCGAGGGCGATACCCAGCCGGACCCGCCCGAACCAGAACTAAGCGGTTATGGGAGAACATAG
- the serS gene encoding serine--tRNA ligase, whose amino-acid sequence MLDIKFIRENTDLIREAIAHRRDSTSLEAILEVDAERRKKVGELEELRRDRKDSARKKQTSADEGRDLRGRIRGLEEEVRSLDSQLNELLLQVPNVPQATVPVGSSEEDNAVIRSWGEIKNTPFPPKPHWELAESLGIISFEWGVKLSGTRFYVLKGMGARLQRALISFMLDIHTREHGYQEVYPPYMVKKQCLFGSGNLPKFADNLYHDDEDDLWFVPTAEVPITNLHRDEIITPGTLPLYYVAYTACFRRERMSAGKDTRGIKRGHQFDKVEMYKLTEPATSNDELEKMVGNAEDICRKLGLPYRIVELCTADLGFSSTRSYDVEMWAPGCGEWLEVSSCSNCGDFQARRTNIRYRSAPDARPQFVHTLNGSGLALPRVLISVMENYQNADGTITVPEVLRPYVGAEVIK is encoded by the coding sequence ATGCTTGACATAAAGTTTATCCGTGAGAATACAGACCTCATCAGGGAGGCGATTGCCCACCGCCGGGACAGTACTTCGCTGGAGGCAATCCTCGAGGTCGATGCCGAGCGCCGTAAGAAGGTAGGAGAACTGGAAGAACTGAGACGGGATAGGAAAGATTCGGCACGTAAGAAGCAGACCTCGGCGGACGAGGGACGCGATCTGCGAGGCCGGATAAGGGGGCTGGAGGAGGAGGTACGTAGCCTGGACAGCCAGCTTAATGAACTCCTTTTGCAGGTGCCCAATGTCCCCCAGGCAACGGTGCCGGTAGGCAGTAGCGAAGAAGACAATGCCGTGATACGTTCCTGGGGAGAGATAAAGAACACTCCCTTTCCGCCCAAGCCGCACTGGGAGCTGGCTGAATCGCTGGGTATCATCAGCTTTGAGTGGGGGGTTAAGCTGTCCGGCACCCGTTTCTATGTGCTTAAGGGTATGGGTGCCCGGCTGCAGAGAGCCCTGATCTCCTTTATGCTCGATATCCACACCAGGGAGCACGGCTATCAGGAGGTATACCCGCCTTATATGGTTAAGAAGCAGTGTCTCTTCGGCTCGGGCAACCTGCCCAAATTCGCCGACAACCTGTATCACGATGATGAAGACGACCTCTGGTTTGTCCCTACCGCCGAGGTGCCCATTACCAACCTGCACCGTGACGAAATAATAACGCCGGGTACGCTGCCCCTCTACTACGTGGCCTATACCGCCTGTTTCCGTCGGGAGAGGATGTCGGCGGGCAAAGATACCCGTGGTATCAAGCGGGGACACCAGTTCGATAAGGTGGAGATGTACAAGCTTACCGAACCCGCCACCTCCAACGATGAGCTGGAGAAGATGGTCGGCAACGCCGAGGATATCTGCCGGAAGCTGGGACTGCCCTACCGCATCGTGGAGCTCTGCACGGCCGATCTGGGATTTTCCTCTACCAGGTCCTATGATGTCGAGATGTGGGCACCCGGCTGCGGCGAATGGCTGGAGGTCAGCTCCTGCTCCAATTGCGGTGATTTTCAGGCGCGGCGGACCAACATTCGCTACCGTTCTGCCCCTGATGCCAGACCGCAGTTCGTGCATACCCTGAACGGTTCGGGGTTGGCTTTGCCCAGGGTGCTTATCTCCGTAATGGAAAACTACCAGAATGCCGACGGCACCATCACCGTTCCCGAGGTTTTGCGTCCTTATGTCGGTGCCGAGGTGATTAAATAG